One Burkholderia pyrrocinia DNA segment encodes these proteins:
- a CDS encoding OmpA family protein, translated as MAGALTSLLALILSATAVGSAFAQAPPAHRDIRDLNATILDVKGLSSDLNSSVSDLSAKASGLAARHDGLSVREDKATVRVSMLGDVLFDFDKASIRSSAEPTLDDILRLAAAAPSGTIVIEGHTDSKGSAAYNKTLSLRRANAVADWLTSHGMKKARLSVKGLGGSRPVAPNTLRNGADNPDGRALNRRVEFVLPNDAKRAK; from the coding sequence ATGGCCGGAGCGCTCACATCCCTCCTGGCGCTGATCCTGTCGGCGACCGCCGTCGGCAGTGCCTTTGCGCAAGCGCCGCCGGCGCATCGAGACATTCGAGATCTCAACGCAACCATCCTGGACGTGAAGGGCCTCTCGTCCGATCTGAACAGCTCCGTATCGGATCTGTCGGCCAAGGCATCGGGGCTCGCGGCACGGCACGACGGCCTGTCCGTACGCGAGGACAAGGCGACGGTGCGGGTGTCGATGCTGGGCGACGTCCTGTTCGACTTCGACAAGGCCAGCATCCGGTCGTCTGCCGAACCGACCCTCGACGACATTCTGCGGCTCGCCGCGGCCGCTCCGTCCGGGACGATCGTGATCGAGGGGCATACCGACTCGAAAGGATCTGCCGCGTACAACAAGACGCTGTCTCTCCGTCGTGCGAATGCCGTGGCCGACTGGCTCACGTCGCACGGCATGAAGAAGGCGCGCTTGTCGGTCAAGGGGCTCGGGGGTAGCAGGCCGGTCGCGCCCAATACGCTCAGGAATGGCGCGGACAATCCGGACGGCCGTGCGCTGAACCGACGTGTCGAATTCGTGTTGCCGAACGACGCGAAACGCGCGAAGTAG